The following are encoded in a window of Streptomyces griseiscabiei genomic DNA:
- a CDS encoding PaaX family transcriptional regulator — protein sequence MEDYDILDTPDSDTPDGPQPRPQSLMLAFFGNHVLEEGDRDLCVYSGSIIDVLGRVGVGEQAVRSTLTRMVNRGLLRRQREGRRMYFGLTPQATRVLLDGRTRIWEQGAVNDDWDGTWTLLGFSLPDSWKRQRHDLRSRLTWSGFGALYSGLWIAPGDVDIAGVVAELGLTEHVKIFHARADVATDIEVMVRDTWDLESIAARYVTFDKRWAAHLGAASGDDPIGTRLRLVSEWLWTIRTDPRLPARHLPPAWPARPAEDTFRLVADRTTEPARLMARDLLDTVPKRTDTA from the coding sequence GTGGAGGACTACGACATCCTGGACACCCCGGACAGCGACACCCCGGACGGCCCGCAGCCGCGCCCGCAGTCGCTCATGCTGGCCTTCTTCGGCAACCACGTGCTGGAGGAGGGCGACCGTGACCTGTGCGTGTACTCGGGCAGCATCATCGACGTACTGGGCCGCGTCGGCGTCGGGGAACAGGCCGTACGCTCCACGCTGACCCGGATGGTCAACCGGGGCCTCCTGCGGCGCCAACGGGAGGGCCGCAGGATGTACTTCGGCCTCACCCCGCAGGCGACGCGCGTCCTGCTGGACGGCCGGACCCGTATCTGGGAGCAGGGTGCCGTCAACGACGACTGGGACGGCACCTGGACCCTGCTGGGCTTCTCCCTCCCCGACTCCTGGAAGCGCCAGCGGCACGACCTGCGCTCGCGGCTGACCTGGTCCGGGTTCGGGGCGCTGTACAGCGGGCTGTGGATCGCGCCGGGGGACGTCGACATCGCCGGCGTGGTCGCGGAGCTGGGGCTCACCGAGCACGTCAAGATCTTCCACGCCCGGGCCGACGTGGCCACCGACATCGAGGTGATGGTCCGTGACACCTGGGACCTGGAGTCGATCGCGGCCCGCTATGTCACCTTCGACAAACGCTGGGCCGCCCACCTCGGCGCGGCCTCCGGCGACGACCCGATCGGGACCCGGCTGCGGCTCGTCAGCGAGTGGCTCTGGACCATCCGCACCGACCCCCGCCTCCCCGCCCGGCACCTGCCCCCGGCCTGGCCCGCCCGCCCGGCCGAGGACACCTTCCGCCTGGTCGCCGACCGCACCACGGAACCGGCCCGGCTGATGGCCCGCGACCTGCTGGACACGGTGCCGAAGCGCACGGACACGGCCTAG
- a CDS encoding tetratricopeptide repeat protein, with translation MTSTTAGVHCPVPLCRRENAYGAEVCAGCRTPLSGYARLHTRPALLFNRGLAAAREGRLAAARDCFAAVVHWCPADTEARNALALAGLALGDTAEARHQWTRVLALRPDDPKATRGLAHLATVGPGGSGGPA, from the coding sequence ATGACGTCCACGACGGCGGGCGTGCACTGCCCGGTGCCCCTGTGCCGCCGGGAGAACGCGTACGGGGCGGAGGTCTGCGCGGGCTGCCGTACGCCCCTGTCCGGCTATGCGCGGCTCCACACCCGGCCCGCCCTGCTGTTCAACCGGGGGCTGGCCGCGGCGCGCGAAGGCCGCCTCGCCGCGGCGCGGGACTGCTTCGCCGCGGTGGTGCACTGGTGCCCCGCCGACACCGAGGCCCGCAACGCACTGGCCCTGGCCGGCCTCGCCCTCGGTGACACCGCCGAGGCCCGGCACCAGTGGACCCGGGTCCTGGCCCTGCGGCCGGACGACCCGAAGGCGACCCGCGGCCTCGCCCACCTCGCGACCGTCGGCCCGGGTGGGTCAGGGGGTCCGGCGTAG
- a CDS encoding alpha/beta hydrolase — protein MSFSARVQARGVQLLLSGVMTRVHKELRFTDIPKRTETFRVETGAGPVDCTVYRPPADTDTAAPAPVYVNFHGGGFIVGRPEQDDHLCRYIAATAGCVVINVDYAVAPQHVFPAAVTQAYDVTEWVVENGPTHGWDGSRIAVGGHSAGANLAAGICRTARDRGTFTPLLQIIDSAPLDQAADPATKRSRIAKPLLSPQLMRIFTAAYVPDPAGLTDPLVSPGLADDLAGLPPALVITAENDRLRDEGDAYAEALEAAGVPVTHRVFEGVDHYFTHTGPVPAGKEAIALMADTLRTALDAAVPDAA, from the coding sequence ATGTCGTTCAGTGCCAGAGTCCAGGCCAGAGGCGTCCAGCTGCTGCTCAGCGGCGTCATGACCCGGGTCCACAAGGAGCTGCGCTTCACCGACATCCCGAAGCGGACGGAAACCTTCCGGGTGGAGACCGGCGCCGGACCGGTCGACTGCACCGTCTACCGCCCCCCGGCCGACACCGACACGGCCGCCCCCGCCCCCGTCTACGTCAACTTCCACGGCGGCGGCTTCATCGTGGGCCGCCCCGAGCAGGACGACCACCTCTGCCGCTACATAGCCGCCACGGCCGGCTGCGTGGTGATCAACGTGGACTACGCCGTCGCCCCGCAGCACGTCTTCCCCGCCGCCGTCACCCAGGCCTACGACGTCACCGAGTGGGTCGTCGAGAACGGCCCGACCCACGGCTGGGACGGCTCCCGGATCGCCGTCGGCGGCCACAGCGCGGGTGCCAACCTCGCCGCCGGTATCTGCCGTACGGCCCGCGACCGGGGCACCTTCACCCCGCTCCTCCAGATCATCGACTCCGCGCCGCTCGACCAGGCCGCCGACCCCGCCACCAAGCGGTCCCGCATCGCGAAGCCGCTGCTCAGCCCGCAGCTCATGCGGATCTTCACCGCCGCGTACGTCCCCGATCCGGCAGGCCTCACCGACCCGCTGGTCTCGCCCGGACTCGCCGACGACCTCGCCGGGCTGCCGCCCGCCCTCGTCATCACCGCCGAGAACGACCGGCTGCGCGACGAGGGCGACGCCTACGCCGAGGCGCTGGAGGCGGCGGGCGTCCCGGTCACCCACCGCGTCTTCGAGGGCGTCGACCACTACTTCACCCACACCGGCCCGGTACCGGCGGGCAAGGAGGCGATCGCCCTCATGGCCGACACCCTGCGCACCGCCCTCGACGCGGCCGTCCCGGACGCGGCCTGA
- a CDS encoding TetR/AcrR family transcriptional regulator: MAARAESARRPGRPGADTPAVPEEESVLRGGLEAFAELGYDRASARELARRLGVSHNFVNDRYGSKAAFWRAVVDSAMGAQLALLPEPDPAADDAENLRRLITGFYRVAADTPLVARLFVDELNQDTERLDYLYDNYIGVVVRNMASCVDGLVAAGRMAPIPMDVLFFAVVPTVSGMLDVPLARRLGRTDASSPERVAATAESLASLVLDGLLGAGRGSGGS, from the coding sequence GTGGCAGCAAGGGCCGAATCCGCCCGGCGACCCGGGCGCCCCGGTGCGGACACCCCCGCGGTCCCCGAGGAGGAGAGCGTCCTGCGGGGCGGACTGGAGGCCTTCGCGGAGCTGGGCTACGACCGGGCGTCCGCCCGTGAACTGGCCCGCCGCCTCGGCGTCAGCCACAACTTCGTCAACGACCGCTACGGCTCCAAGGCGGCGTTCTGGCGCGCGGTGGTGGACTCCGCGATGGGGGCGCAGCTCGCGCTCCTGCCCGAGCCCGACCCCGCGGCCGACGACGCGGAGAACCTGCGGCGCCTGATCACCGGCTTCTACCGGGTCGCCGCGGACACGCCCCTGGTCGCCCGGCTCTTCGTCGACGAACTCAACCAGGACACCGAGCGGTTGGACTACCTCTACGACAACTACATCGGGGTCGTCGTACGCAACATGGCGTCCTGCGTCGACGGTCTGGTCGCCGCCGGACGCATGGCGCCCATCCCGATGGACGTGCTCTTCTTCGCCGTCGTCCCGACCGTCTCCGGCATGCTCGACGTCCCCCTCGCCCGCCGCCTCGGCCGCACCGACGCCTCCTCCCCGGAGCGGGTCGCCGCCACGGCGGAGTCCCTGGCGTCCCTCGTCCTCGACGGGCTGCTGGGGGCGGGGCGAGGATCTGGGGGGTCCTAG
- a CDS encoding MBL fold metallo-hydrolase encodes MKVHHLNCGTMLPLTGALVCHVLLVEAPGGLVLVDSGFGLRDIADPGGRLGPARHLIKPVLRAEETAARQVEALGFRREDVRHIVVTHFDADHIGGLADFPGAQVHTTAAEVLGSMTAPSRQERFRYRPAQWAHGPKIVEHTPDGEAWHGFAAARELDAVAPGIVLVSLPGHTRGHACVAVDTGNRWVLHAGDAFYHRGTLDGLAPVPRALRAMENLMAYDLRKVRDNHARLAELYRRDDAGLFVVSAHDPVLYERARATA; translated from the coding sequence GTGAAGGTCCACCACCTCAACTGCGGGACCATGCTCCCGCTCACCGGAGCGCTGGTCTGCCACGTCCTGCTCGTCGAGGCGCCGGGCGGGCTGGTCCTGGTGGACTCCGGGTTCGGGCTGCGGGACATCGCCGATCCCGGTGGACGGCTGGGCCCGGCCCGGCATCTGATCAAGCCCGTGCTCCGGGCCGAGGAGACGGCGGCGCGTCAGGTGGAGGCGCTCGGCTTCCGCCGCGAGGACGTCCGCCACATCGTCGTCACGCACTTCGACGCGGACCACATCGGCGGGCTGGCCGACTTCCCCGGCGCGCAGGTCCACACGACCGCGGCCGAGGTCCTCGGCTCCATGACCGCCCCGTCCCGGCAGGAGCGGTTCCGGTACCGGCCGGCCCAGTGGGCGCACGGGCCGAAGATCGTCGAACACACCCCGGACGGCGAGGCCTGGCACGGATTCGCCGCCGCGAGGGAACTCGACGCCGTCGCCCCGGGGATCGTCCTGGTCTCCCTGCCGGGCCACACCCGGGGCCACGCCTGCGTCGCCGTGGACACCGGAAACCGCTGGGTCCTGCACGCCGGCGACGCCTTCTACCACCGGGGCACCCTCGACGGGCTGGCCCCGGTACCACGTGCCCTCCGCGCCATGGAGAACCTGATGGCGTACGACCTCAGGAAGGTGCGCGACAACCACGCCCGCCTGGCCGAGCTGTACCGACGCGACGACGCCGGTCTGTTCGTCGTCAGCGCGCACGACCCGGTCCTGTACGAGCGGGCTCGCGCGACGGCGTGA
- a CDS encoding VOC family protein, which yields MITTDLTPGSPCWLDLGAPDVPAAAAFYRAVLGWEYEPMGGGEGEEPEGEGGAFRKDGKVIGGLGRLTEEGARPAWMIYYTVTDADDTTRAVERAGGTVRVPPRDLGEWGRMAQYSDPLGGQFAVWQPRGNEGFELADEPGSLSWTELYTTDATAAKEFYGGLFGWTFGDMALPGGGGTYSLITPAGLPEERMQGGVMELRTEDLSLADGRPYWHPVFAVADCDTAVAAVTANGGSVQMGPEDAEGVGRLAVCLDPSGADFVLLTPSPAPA from the coding sequence GTGATCACCACTGACCTCACTCCCGGCTCCCCGTGCTGGCTGGACCTCGGCGCCCCGGACGTTCCGGCCGCGGCGGCGTTCTACCGTGCGGTGCTCGGGTGGGAGTACGAGCCGATGGGCGGGGGCGAAGGGGAGGAGCCGGAGGGTGAGGGTGGAGCCTTCCGGAAGGACGGGAAGGTCATCGGCGGGCTCGGCCGGCTCACCGAGGAGGGCGCGCGCCCGGCCTGGATGATCTACTACACCGTCACCGACGCGGACGACACCACACGGGCCGTGGAGCGCGCCGGCGGCACGGTACGGGTACCGCCGAGGGATCTCGGCGAGTGGGGTCGGATGGCCCAGTACAGCGATCCGCTGGGCGGTCAGTTCGCGGTCTGGCAGCCGCGCGGCAACGAGGGCTTCGAGCTGGCGGACGAGCCCGGCTCCCTGTCCTGGACCGAGCTGTACACCACCGACGCGACGGCGGCCAAGGAGTTCTACGGCGGTCTCTTCGGCTGGACGTTCGGCGACATGGCGCTGCCGGGCGGCGGAGGCACGTACAGCCTCATCACACCCGCGGGGCTCCCGGAGGAGCGGATGCAGGGCGGCGTGATGGAACTCCGTACCGAGGATCTCTCCCTGGCCGACGGGCGCCCCTACTGGCACCCGGTCTTCGCCGTCGCCGACTGTGACACCGCCGTCGCCGCCGTCACCGCGAACGGCGGCAGCGTACAGATGGGCCCCGAGGACGCGGAGGGTGTCGGCCGGCTCGCCGTCTGCCTCGATCCGTCCGGCGCGGACTTCGTCCTCCTCACCCCGTCCCCGGCCCCGGCCTGA
- a CDS encoding SDR family NAD(P)-dependent oxidoreductase, whose amino-acid sequence MTTIAVIGAGPGLGAAVARRFGREGFAVALVARDPERTKALAAELAGQGVTAQGFTADVRDPESLTAALDAAHSALGPVEVLQYSPLPHRDFMLPVLETSHTDLVGPIEFSVYGAVAAVRQVLPGMRALGRGTILLVNGGTAVVPHPDRAGTSVAFAAESAYGRLLHDTLAGEGVHVAQLVVPGAIVPGHHRKDPADLADTLWGIHRDREGFRHFADDLEP is encoded by the coding sequence ATGACCACCATCGCCGTCATCGGAGCCGGACCCGGGCTCGGCGCGGCCGTCGCCCGCCGCTTCGGCCGTGAGGGGTTCGCCGTGGCGCTCGTCGCCCGCGACCCGGAGCGCACCAAGGCGCTCGCCGCCGAACTGGCCGGCCAGGGCGTCACCGCCCAGGGGTTCACGGCCGACGTCCGCGACCCGGAGTCCCTGACCGCCGCGCTCGACGCGGCGCACTCGGCGCTGGGGCCGGTCGAGGTCCTGCAGTACAGCCCGCTGCCGCACCGGGACTTCATGCTGCCGGTGCTGGAGACGAGCCACACCGACCTGGTCGGCCCGATCGAGTTCTCCGTCTACGGCGCGGTCGCCGCCGTACGGCAGGTGCTGCCCGGCATGCGTGCCCTCGGCCGCGGCACGATCCTCCTCGTCAACGGCGGCACCGCCGTGGTCCCGCACCCCGACCGGGCCGGTACGTCCGTCGCGTTCGCGGCGGAGAGCGCGTACGGCCGGCTGCTGCACGACACGCTCGCCGGTGAGGGCGTTCACGTGGCCCAGCTGGTGGTGCCCGGCGCGATCGTCCCCGGCCACCACCGGAAGGACCCGGCCGACCTCGCCGACACCCTCTGGGGCATCCACCGCGACCGCGAGGGCTTCCGGCACTTCGCGGACGACCTGGAGCCCTGA
- a CDS encoding CHAT domain-containing protein gives MSEPATLNVRVTEQGPNDRYEYELRVGGTGRDSPPLEMEYTIPVSRELVTGYRLRIDDALTEAAAWGSEPRPGLLRDLERWGRQLYGQLFPPVQGSAAELVTRLRASTGPLLVRTNRQGVPWELLHDGEDFLGLKYDLGRRMVGKRPVLGGRSVSRVGRALVVGDPDGNLPSAREEVTRVAEWLRGRGIECTVMVGRDANLIDVVAELASEEAPYDLFHFCGHVGNDTGTTALLMHGRQMLSEVALQGLSATGAPPVTFINGCASANEGELANICMSFMVMGAKSVVGTRTDVADDGAWRFAAEFYDRLLAGEPAGAAVRAARAALRARPDAAWASFILYGDPAASITRDARPGGPRPEERVEEDELPVPFSPEAERLMLRVFASASERGVVASVDLLQGLLGEPDIRGRIEESIGAASADALDQLINDVFSRSAAADDSPPVTTGGPVLSDTVNRVFADAATRAAADGRSTMTTADIAAAFVAVGGGISSRLLELCGVPLSHLLPPDEDDPGQVPSAQDVPGQDTPPPDTPPPDTPVPDTPAPAVSGGTASAAGAHPNGDERLPVDGLGPSTMGVLRLAHLLARTRGEIVSTYTLLAAFGALDSEVLRSGMYEQGPAGERAFRRLSGMLTPRRADLSPRVHDILARARPHTTADGTPPRHIDETALLLALLEDERSSGRTLIRRLGLDPASLVQSLRRTP, from the coding sequence ATGAGCGAGCCGGCCACCCTGAACGTCCGGGTCACCGAACAGGGCCCCAACGACCGCTACGAGTACGAGCTACGGGTCGGCGGCACCGGCCGCGACAGCCCGCCCCTGGAGATGGAGTACACGATCCCCGTCTCCCGGGAGCTGGTGACGGGCTACCGGCTCCGGATCGACGACGCGCTGACGGAGGCGGCGGCCTGGGGATCGGAGCCGCGCCCCGGTCTGCTCAGGGACCTGGAGAGATGGGGCAGGCAGCTCTACGGGCAGCTGTTCCCGCCGGTGCAGGGCAGCGCGGCCGAACTGGTGACCAGGCTGCGCGCGTCGACCGGCCCGCTCCTGGTGCGCACCAACAGACAGGGCGTCCCCTGGGAACTGCTGCACGACGGCGAGGACTTCCTCGGCCTCAAGTACGACCTGGGGCGCCGCATGGTCGGCAAACGCCCCGTGCTCGGCGGACGCAGCGTCAGCCGGGTCGGCCGGGCCCTCGTCGTGGGCGACCCCGACGGCAACCTCCCCTCCGCCCGCGAGGAGGTCACGCGGGTCGCCGAGTGGCTGCGCGGCCGGGGCATCGAGTGCACGGTGATGGTGGGGCGGGACGCCAACCTGATCGACGTCGTCGCCGAACTGGCCTCGGAGGAGGCGCCGTACGACCTCTTCCACTTCTGCGGCCATGTGGGCAACGACACCGGTACGACCGCGCTGCTGATGCACGGGCGGCAGATGCTCAGCGAGGTCGCCCTGCAGGGGCTCTCGGCGACCGGCGCGCCCCCGGTGACCTTCATCAACGGCTGCGCCTCCGCCAACGAGGGCGAACTCGCCAACATCTGCATGTCCTTCATGGTGATGGGCGCGAAGAGCGTCGTCGGCACCCGCACCGATGTCGCCGACGACGGGGCCTGGCGGTTCGCCGCCGAGTTCTACGACCGGCTGCTCGCCGGTGAACCGGCCGGCGCCGCGGTCCGCGCGGCCCGTGCCGCGCTCCGGGCCCGGCCGGACGCCGCCTGGGCGTCGTTCATCCTGTACGGCGACCCGGCCGCGAGCATCACCCGGGACGCGCGGCCGGGCGGCCCGCGGCCGGAGGAGAGGGTCGAGGAGGACGAACTGCCCGTGCCCTTCTCGCCCGAGGCGGAGCGGCTGATGCTGCGGGTGTTCGCGTCCGCCTCGGAACGGGGGGTGGTCGCCTCCGTCGATCTTCTGCAGGGGCTGCTCGGCGAGCCGGACATCCGGGGGCGGATCGAGGAGAGCATCGGGGCGGCTTCCGCGGATGCCCTCGACCAGCTGATCAACGACGTCTTCAGCCGCAGCGCCGCCGCGGACGACAGCCCTCCCGTCACGACGGGCGGGCCGGTCCTCTCCGACACCGTCAACCGGGTGTTCGCGGACGCGGCCACCCGGGCCGCCGCGGACGGCCGGTCCACGATGACCACCGCCGACATCGCGGCGGCCTTCGTCGCGGTCGGCGGCGGTATCTCCTCCCGCCTCCTGGAACTGTGCGGGGTCCCGCTGTCCCACCTGCTCCCGCCGGACGAGGACGACCCCGGCCAGGTCCCCTCCGCTCAGGACGTCCCCGGCCAGGACACCCCACCGCCGGACACCCCACCGCCGGACACCCCGGTGCCGGACACCCCGGCTCCGGCCGTGTCCGGCGGGACCGCGAGCGCGGCGGGGGCGCACCCGAACGGTGACGAGCGGCTGCCGGTGGACGGCCTGGGCCCCAGCACCATGGGCGTCCTGCGGCTCGCGCATCTGCTGGCCAGGACACGCGGCGAGATCGTCAGCACCTACACCCTGCTGGCGGCGTTCGGCGCGCTGGACAGCGAAGTGCTGCGCAGCGGGATGTACGAGCAGGGGCCCGCCGGAGAACGCGCCTTCCGGCGACTCTCCGGAATGCTCACGCCCCGCCGCGCGGATCTGTCCCCCCGGGTCCACGACATACTCGCCCGGGCCAGGCCGCACACCACCGCCGACGGCACCCCGCCCCGCCACATCGACGAGACCGCGCTCCTGCTCGCCCTCCTGGAGGACGAGCGGTCGTCCGGCCGCACACTGATCCGCAGGCTCGGCCTCGACCCCGCCTCCCTCGTCCAGTCCCTACGCCGGACCCCCTGA